In a genomic window of Sutcliffiella sp. FSL R7-0096:
- a CDS encoding glycine C-acetyltransferase: protein MKGFEYLQEELDQMKEQGTFRKLVPLESDQGSKVVINGKEVIQLSSNNYLGLTTHPRLVKAALEAVEKYGAGTGSVRTIAGTFTMHEQLEEKLAKFKHTEASLVFQSGFTTNQGVLSAILSPEDVVISDALNHASIIDGIRLTKAARKVYKHVDVEDLERALKESGGYRKRLIVTDGVFSMDGNIAPLDKIVELAEKYDALVMVDDAHASGVLGENGRGTVNHFGLDGRVHIQVGTLSKAIGVLGGYVASSRSLIDYLIHKGRPFLFSTSHPPAVTAACDEAIQVLLEEPELIEKLWDNAKFFKDGLVKLGFDTGESQTPVTPVIVGDEALSHKFSDKLLEYGVFAQGIAFPTVAKGMARVRTIVTAQHSKDELQEALDIFEKAGKELGIIS, encoded by the coding sequence ATGAAAGGTTTTGAATACCTACAAGAAGAACTAGATCAAATGAAAGAACAGGGTACTTTTCGTAAATTGGTACCTTTGGAATCAGATCAAGGCTCCAAGGTAGTTATTAATGGAAAAGAAGTGATTCAACTTTCTTCCAACAACTACCTAGGGTTGACAACTCATCCACGCCTGGTGAAAGCTGCTTTGGAAGCAGTAGAAAAATACGGAGCAGGTACAGGTTCAGTTCGTACAATTGCTGGGACTTTTACCATGCATGAACAGCTGGAAGAAAAGCTGGCAAAATTCAAGCATACAGAAGCTTCCCTTGTTTTCCAATCCGGTTTTACCACGAACCAGGGTGTGCTTTCTGCCATTCTTTCTCCAGAAGATGTGGTTATTTCTGATGCTTTAAACCATGCTTCGATCATTGACGGTATCCGTCTTACAAAGGCTGCACGTAAAGTGTACAAGCATGTGGACGTGGAGGACCTAGAACGAGCATTGAAGGAATCCGGTGGGTACCGCAAGCGTCTTATCGTGACAGATGGTGTGTTTTCTATGGATGGAAACATCGCTCCTCTAGATAAAATAGTGGAACTTGCTGAAAAGTATGATGCACTTGTGATGGTGGATGATGCACATGCTTCAGGCGTTCTTGGTGAAAACGGCCGTGGTACGGTTAATCATTTTGGCTTGGATGGCCGTGTGCACATCCAAGTGGGTACATTGAGTAAAGCTATAGGGGTTCTGGGTGGATATGTAGCGAGCTCCCGTTCCTTGATTGATTATCTGATCCATAAAGGACGTCCGTTCCTATTCAGTACATCACACCCACCGGCTGTTACAGCTGCTTGTGATGAAGCCATCCAAGTGTTACTTGAAGAACCCGAACTGATTGAAAAGCTTTGGGATAACGCGAAATTCTTTAAGGATGGATTAGTGAAACTTGGGTTTGACACTGGTGAGAGCCAAACACCTGTAACTCCGGTTATTGTTGGAGATGAAGCACTTTCTCATAAATTCTCTGATAAACTATTGGAATACGGGGTCTTTGCACAAGGTATCGCATTCCCGACGGTTGCCAAAGGGATGGCGCGTGTACGTACAATCGTGACGGCACAACACTCTAAAGACGAGCTTCAAGAAGCATTGGATATTTTTGAAAAAGCTGGTAAAGAGCTTGGGATCATCTCCTAA